A stretch of the Mycolicibacterium celeriflavum genome encodes the following:
- a CDS encoding NifU family protein, which produces MAPPTLPDPDQTQDDSQWRTAGDRIQTLLDASAAGGAAAHERAVQLVGEVTDLYGAGLGRMLRMAVSADPQLAERFAADDLVASLLLVHGLHPHDVERRIEDALDRVRPYLGSHGGDVTLLEVVDDVARLQFAGSCKSCPSSAVTLELTVEDAVRAAAPEIASIEVIAAEAEPNVSVIPTESLLRRVRQGDHGPTDWHPIPDLADLVPGDVGGFSVAGCTVLACRVGDELFVYHDRCGNCGESLAGAVLHRPMGAPVGDAILRCPRCRAHFDVVHAGACVDGNADPGRHLEPIPLLVRDGALSIAIATEQAGAGMA; this is translated from the coding sequence ATGGCCCCGCCAACACTGCCAGACCCGGACCAAACCCAGGACGACTCGCAGTGGCGCACGGCGGGCGATCGGATACAGACCCTGCTCGACGCGTCCGCCGCGGGCGGCGCTGCTGCCCACGAGCGGGCGGTGCAACTCGTCGGTGAGGTGACCGATCTTTACGGGGCCGGCCTCGGGCGGATGCTGCGCATGGCGGTGAGCGCCGACCCGCAGCTGGCCGAACGGTTCGCCGCCGACGATCTCGTCGCCAGCCTCCTACTGGTGCACGGGCTACATCCGCATGACGTCGAGCGTCGGATCGAGGACGCCCTGGATCGTGTCCGCCCCTACCTCGGTTCACACGGTGGCGACGTGACACTGCTGGAAGTCGTCGACGATGTGGCCCGCCTTCAATTCGCCGGCAGCTGCAAGAGCTGTCCGTCCTCGGCGGTAACGCTGGAGCTCACCGTCGAGGATGCAGTGCGGGCGGCGGCACCGGAGATTGCCTCGATAGAGGTCATCGCCGCCGAAGCGGAGCCGAATGTCAGTGTGATTCCAACCGAGTCACTGCTGCGTCGCGTTCGCCAGGGCGATCATGGCCCCACCGATTGGCACCCCATCCCCGATCTCGCCGACCTGGTACCAGGGGACGTCGGAGGGTTCAGCGTGGCGGGATGCACCGTGCTGGCGTGCCGCGTCGGCGATGAGTTGTTCGTTTACCACGACCGGTGTGGCAACTGCGGAGAATCGCTGGCCGGCGCCGTCCTGCATCGACCCATGGGGGCGCCCGTGGGCGACGCGATCCTGCGTTGCCCGCGGTGCCGCGCACACTTCGACGTGGTACATGCCGGGGCCTGCGTAGACGGAAATGCCGACCCGGGTAGGCATCTCGAACCAATTCCGTTGCTCGTCCGTGACGGAGCGTTGTCCATCGCGATAGCGACCGAGCAGGCTGGGGCGGGAATGGCATGA
- a CDS encoding DUF5947 family protein: MTGAYDVLARIRATRSAPQPAGERCEMCSERIADEHQHVVNVEGRALMCVCRGCYLLFTDTNAELRFRAVPNRYLSFPEFALGRREWQLLQIPVGLAFFFRNSVMDRTVAFYPGPAGATESELDLSAWQDIRAADPRVDLLADDTEALIVRVPDDDAQPPECHLVPIDACYEFVGRLRTLWHGLDGGQDVREFIDEFFELVAARGKVVTP, encoded by the coding sequence ATGACAGGTGCGTACGACGTACTGGCGCGGATCAGGGCCACCCGCAGCGCTCCCCAGCCGGCAGGCGAGCGCTGTGAAATGTGCTCGGAGCGGATCGCTGACGAGCACCAGCATGTCGTGAACGTCGAGGGCCGAGCGCTGATGTGCGTATGCCGCGGCTGCTACCTGCTCTTCACCGACACCAACGCCGAACTACGCTTCCGCGCGGTGCCCAACCGCTACCTGTCCTTTCCGGAATTCGCGCTCGGCCGCCGGGAATGGCAGCTCCTTCAAATCCCGGTCGGGTTGGCGTTCTTCTTCCGCAACTCGGTAATGGACCGCACGGTGGCGTTCTATCCAGGTCCTGCTGGGGCGACGGAATCCGAACTGGATCTGTCCGCGTGGCAGGATATTCGGGCGGCCGATCCTCGGGTAGACCTGCTAGCCGACGACACCGAGGCGCTGATCGTGCGGGTGCCCGACGACGACGCCCAACCGCCCGAATGCCATTTGGTGCCGATCGACGCCTGCTACGAGTTCGTCGGTCGGCTACGCACGCTGTGGCACGGCTTGGACGGCGGCCAGGACGTTCGTGAATTCATCGACGAGTTCTTCGAACTCGTCGCCGCGCGCGGCAAGGTGGTAACGCCGTGA
- a CDS encoding DUF6084 family protein, producing the protein MTFAVLDVVPEPYAMTPILTARVGIGADGDDPVHAIALRCQVRIEPLRRGYTDEEAAGLLDLFGPRERWSATQRNFLWQHSSTMVQGFSGTTQVDLPLECTYDFEVTAAKYFHALRDGMIPLQFLFSGTVFAKGERNLSVHQVPWDREDHYDLPVSAWRDLMQMHYPNTGWLRLNRDTLDALAQFKSARGLLGFDDAVTSLLTAHAAQEVR; encoded by the coding sequence ATGACGTTCGCGGTGCTCGACGTGGTGCCCGAACCCTATGCGATGACACCAATACTGACGGCGCGGGTCGGTATCGGCGCCGACGGCGACGATCCGGTGCACGCCATCGCATTGCGGTGCCAGGTGCGTATCGAGCCCCTACGTCGCGGCTACACCGACGAAGAGGCGGCCGGACTGCTCGACCTGTTCGGCCCACGCGAACGCTGGAGCGCCACCCAACGCAACTTCCTCTGGCAGCACAGCAGCACGATGGTTCAGGGGTTCAGCGGGACCACGCAGGTCGATCTCCCGCTCGAGTGCACCTACGACTTCGAGGTGACGGCGGCAAAGTACTTCCATGCTCTCCGCGACGGCATGATCCCGCTGCAGTTCCTCTTCAGCGGAACCGTTTTCGCCAAGGGGGAGCGGAACCTCTCCGTGCATCAGGTGCCGTGGGACCGCGAAGACCATTACGACCTTCCGGTATCGGCGTGGCGCGACCTCATGCAGATGCACTATCCGAATACCGGCTGGTTGCGCTTGAACCGCGACACCCTCGACGCGCTGGCGCAATTCAAATCGGCCCGTGGGTTACTGGGTTTCGACGACGCCGTCACCTCGTTGTTGACCGCGCATGCTGCGCAGGAGGTGCGATGA